The Saimiri boliviensis isolate mSaiBol1 chromosome 12, mSaiBol1.pri, whole genome shotgun sequence nucleotide sequence GGACTCACCTCCTTGGGGTGAAGCTAGTCTCATCACACCCCTTTAAGGACAAGGGAACACTGGGGCCAGGAGGGGTGGAAGGGCAAGGTAACTGGCCAGAGGATACTGCTGCTGAGGCTGAGACCTAGCCTGAATTTATGGAACTGAAAGGTGGAGCTAGGACTGTACTCTTCCTCATCAGCTCTTGCTATGTTTTCTTACAAggcagaaaaatattaataattcctAACTTTATCCAAGTTTTCTCAGCCATCCACACAGCAGCTAGGTCTACAGCTATGAAAACACAGCTCTTTAATAACCTCTGTTCAAATTCccagagagaaaacattttaaatctccCCTCCCTGTATCTTGGGTGGAAGAAAATACCCTGGTGAGCAGTAAACCACTCCTAACCCCCAGGTTGCAAAGCTTGGGCAGGGGTGGGGTATGGCAGATGGAAGCACAGGCTCTTGATCTGACTCCTAGACATGAGAGTCCCAGGAGGTGGCCTAACCTTGCCGGGCTCACTTTACTGAACCTGAAAACGCAAAATCCAACTCTCAGCCACACAGATGCAGAGGGATTCAGTGATCACAACACAGCCTAGCATGCTGACTCCAGCAAGGGCCTGGCAGCCTCTTAACCATGGCTCCCCACGTGACTGCCCGGCCAGCCTtcctcctcatctgcaaaacagggaTGATGGTATGCGGACCCCTCAGGGCAACTGAGAAGAGGAGATGGGACAGTGGAAGCAACACACAGTGACTCACAAAGCCAGGTAACTCAGTCGCCTGTAAGTGTGAGCTGCCTTTGGGAAATAAGCTTCGCTTTCCATAAGCATCTCATttgtttgctgcttttttttttttttttttttttttttttttaatgaggagaCAAACACACTATCAAAGAATACTGTCAGCCCTTCAGGCATGGGGAAGACACTGTCCTGAAGGCTTCAACTCCGGGCTCCCTGATGACCCTCTTTGGCTGTTCTCAACCTGCTTGGCTGCCACCCAGCCCAGGCCCCTCTCACCTGCACGGAAGGCCAGCCCCACTGTGGCTGGGGCCTGTGGCCGTGCTGTTTGACTGGTGAAGCCACACTCGCCCAGTGTCTTGCCATCATCCAAGAGTTGGTCATCCTGAGGAGATAAGTAGGATCTTGGGAGAGGCCCCATGTGGGGCAAGTCCCAAAGACCTCTGACCAGCAACTACAGGGAAGTCAGAGGAGGGCCCTCAGTGTGGCCCAGGACCACCACGATGCCTATCAAATACACAGATTCCAGGGTTATATCCAAGAACTTCTAAATCAGAACCTCCTGGGGTGGGGCTTTAGTATATGGTTTTATCCAAATTCCCCAGGCAAATCTGAGGAACCACTTAGCTAATCTGAAAATAGGCAGACCTGGGTttcaatctcagctctgccaccttGGACAAggaatttgaacatttttttctttttttgtatttcagagacagggtctcactatcttgcccaggcatgcagtggcacagacCCTACATAAGCGCTATCATAGCCCCTTCTagcttggaactcctgggctcaagtgattctcttgagCCTCAACTTTCAGAGCATCTGGACTACAAgaccatgccaccacacccagctggtagTTGAGCCTTTTGAtgcagtttcatcatctgtaaactAGGAATTACCAGAATTCTCAATTCGTAGGGCCACCAGAAGGTTTTAATGAAGAACATAAAGCACTAAGTAAGTATGTCCCCCATGGGACATGCACAGGCAgggtcatttaatattagctaaGTCCCAGTAGTTATCAGTGAGGAAAGGCCATTAGGGACTACGGGAGATGAGGCTCTGAGTTTGGAGCTAAAAGTCAGTTTCCCAGTTTCCAGCTCTAGAATTTGATCAGTGCACTGAAATCAGAGGCTGACGCATCTGACTCTCCAATGCAGACCCCAAACCCCAAGCCATTCTGATTGAATAACCGCAGTTTGTTTGCAAGGGGAAAGGCGGGGCTTCTAGAACAGTAGCAGGAGATCGGGAGGTTAATAACAAACGGTCGCTGGGTGAAAAACGAGTGGGACCTGACTTTCTTTGCATCAGCTGAGTCCCTTACCCTTCGCCCCCAGTAGCGTCCGGGGGGACAGAGTGATTCCGATGGGCCTGCAGAGAAAGCTGGGGACTAAGGGGTCGCGTGCGGTTCAGACCCCGGCGCTGCCAATGACCTTCGGCTGGTTCAACGACCAAGCTGAACCTCAGTTTCGTCAACCGCATGGCGCGGGCGGTACCGTTGCAGGGGTTGGATGCCACGGTGCCCTCGGCGCCCGAGAGCCGGCACGAGGTCTAAACTTTCGCCCCTGGACCGGAGATCCCCGCGGCGAGCGCTGCTCGCGCTTCACCCGCACAACGGATGTCCCAGCCCCGCGGCTCGGGCGCCCGCAGGCGTCGCCGGCCGCCACTGTTTACATCGCGAACAGCGTCGCCGTCAGCCCCGCGCCGGCCACCCTCTCCCGTGTGCCCGCCCGCGGGACCCACCTTGTACAGCCGCTGCTCGTCGGGCGGCCGCTTGAGGATGCCCTCGACGATGCGCTTCAGCTCGAACACCGTGCTGGACTCCTTGGCGTCCGTGAAGATGGTGGTCTTGTGGCGCCGGATCATGAGGAACACGTCCTGGGGGCGGCGGGCCGGCGTGAGGGCAAAGCCCCGGCCCCTGACGCGGCCCAGcagccccccgccgcccccggcccggcccggccgccCCTCCCCCACGCCCGCTCACCATCGCGGCGGCTGCCTCTCCCCTCGACGCGCCGGCGCGGCCGCGCTCCGCCCCGTTCCCGGCAGCCCGCGCGCAGCCCGGCATGCCCCGCGCCGTCTCGCCTCCCCGGGCGCAGCCCCGCCTTGGGCCGCCCCGCCTTGGGCCGCCGCCATTTTAAGTGATCCGGAAGCGGGCCGTGCCGAGGGGCGTGCGGCCGCCATCTCGGCGCTGAGGTTGGTTGTAGGAGGCGGTGGTGCCGTCTCGGGAGTGGCGGGGGCGAGGTTCCGTCCGTGGCGTGGTGCGGTCCGGTGGGCCCCAGGCGTGGTCACGGCGAGCCCGGGGCTGCCTTGTCACGGGGCATTCGTGGGACCCATCTTGGACAGGCTCTCCATTTTGGGCCCTTTCTGGCCGCTGTGCTGTGGGTTCAGTCGCCCCGTTGCCTGCATCGGGCTGGATGCTAGGGGAGGTCGCGGCTCAGAGAGGCTTATGACCTGTGAGGAGCCCTTGGGGTTGCTGTTGGGCTTAGGGGCGAACTCCTTGGGCTAAAAGAGGAGGCACGGGAAGGGTTTGTGACCGCTCTCCTCAGCAGGGAAGGGGCAGCCTCCCGCACCAGGAGCCCGGGGCGCCTGTCGGCCTTCCCGCCTGGCTGCATTTCGTCTCTGAAAAGGCCTGGAGACTTGATTTTCCTGGCTGGCGGCTCCTTCCACCAAGGCGCCCTTGTTTAGGTGCTGGATATTGTCCTGCATCGCCCCAAGTTGCATTTACACGAGAGCAAGGGCCCGCTCACCAAGTTGACCACTCCCCTGCAGAGAGACACCAGAAGCTGGGTCGTTGCTGGGCGGGCGATGGAGGTGGCGTTCGAGAGAAGAGCCAGAGGGTGGCCTTGGACCCCACCGCGCTGCAGTCCTCGGAGTTGCGCTTTGAGGGCTGTTCAGAGTGGGCGGCACGTGAAAGTGCCGCTGCTGCCTGGGCATCTAGAGTGGCTAAGGAGCAGCCCCGGGCCTCCCTGCTGACTGCGGCCATATGCCTTTAACCCCATCAAAGCTCAGCTTCCTTCTCTTCTAGATAGGAGAGGAACAGTTTGTGAACTGTGTAGAACTTCGGCACGTATTGGCGCTGCATTGATGTTTTCTGAACTGTAATTACAGTTAATTGTTACTTCTGTGGCTCCTCCCTCGGGAGTCGTCCGAAGTCCCTTCCCTAGTGTGACTGCCCTCACTGCATTTCACTGCAGCCCCTACTCCTGCTCCCAGGGTCCTCATCATCCCAGACCCTGCAGAACCTGCCTCTGCTCCATGACTTGAGTCATGAGGCATTGGACAGGTAATTGTTGGTAAGAGCTCTAGGCTAGGCTGAAAAGATTTCCTTCTTAATCTCAGTGTCTGGCTGGGGGAGGTGgctgacgtctgtaatcccagccttttgggaggctgaggtgggtggatcactt carries:
- the ELOB gene encoding elongin-B, which produces MPGCARAAGNGAERGRAGASRGEAAAAMDVFLMIRRHKTTIFTDAKESSTVFELKRIVEGILKRPPDEQRLYKDDQLLDDGKTLGECGFTSQTARPQAPATVGLAFRAEDTFEALCIEPFSSPPELPDVMKPQDSGSSANEQAVQ